The following proteins come from a genomic window of Notamacropus eugenii isolate mMacEug1 chromosome X, mMacEug1.pri_v2, whole genome shotgun sequence:
- the NLGN3 gene encoding neuroligin-3 isoform X6: MVYIHGGSYMEGTGNMIDGSVLASYGNVIVITLNYRVGVLGFLSTGDQAAKGNYGLLDQIQALRWVSENIAFFGGDPRRITVFGSGIGASCVSLLTLSHHSEGLFQRAIIQSGSALSSWAVNYQPVKYTSLLADKVGCNVLDTVDMVDCLRQKSAKELVEQDIQPARYHVAFGPVIDGDVIPDDPEILMEQGEFLNYDIMLGVNQGEGLKFVEAVVDPEDGVSGTDFDYSVSNFVDNLYGYPEGKDTLRETIKFMYTDWADRDNPETRRKTLVALFTDHQWVEPSVVTADLHARYGSPTYFYAFYHHCQSLMKPAWSDAAHGDEVPYVFGIPMVGPTDLFPCNFSKNDVMLSAVVMTYWTNFAKTGDPNKPVPQDTKFIHTKANRFEEVAWSKYNPRDQLYLHIGLKPRVRDHYRATKVAFWKHLVPHLYNLHDMFHYTSTTTKVPPPDTTHSSHITRRPNGKAWSTKRPAISPAYSNENAQGTWNGDQDAGPLLVENPRDYSTELSVTIAVGASLLFLNVLAFAALYYRKDKRRQEPLRQPSPQRGPGGPGEMGAAPEEELAALQLGPSHHECEGPPPHDPLRLSALPDYTLTLRRSPDDIPLMTPNTITMIPNSLVGLQTLHPYNTFASGFNSTGLPHSHSTTRV; the protein is encoded by the exons ATGGTCTACATCCACGGGGGCTCCTATATGGAGGGCACCGGCAACATGATCGATGGCAGCGTCCTCGCCAGCTATGGCAATGTGATCGTCATCACCCTCAACTACCGGGTTGGGGTGCTAG GTTTCCTGAGCACTGGGGACCAAGCTGCCAAGGGAAACTATGGTCTGCTGGACCAGATTCAGGCCCTGCGCTGGGTGAGCGAGAACATTGCCTTCTTTGGTGGAGATCCTCGCCGTATCACGGTCTTTGGTTCCGGCATCGGGGCCTCCTGTGTCAGCCTTCTCACGCTATCCCATCACTCTGAGG GGCTCTTCCAGAGGGCCATCATCCAAAGTGGCTCGGCCCTGTCCAGCTGGGCAGTGAACTACCAGCCAGTTAAGTATACTAGCTTGCTAGCGGACAAGGTGGGGTGCAATGTGCTGGACACAGTGGACATGGTGGATTGCCTACGTCAGAAGAGTGCCAAAGAGCTGGTGGAACAGGACATCCAACCAGCTCGTTACCATGTGGCCTTTGGTCCTGTGATCGATGGGGACGTGATCCCCGATGACCCTGAGATCCTCATGGAGCAGGGCGAGTTCCTCAACTATGACATCATGCTTGGCGTCAACCAGGGGGAGGGACTCAAGTTTGTGGAGGCTGTGGTGGACCCTGAGGATGGAGTTTCAGGTACTGACTTTGACTACTCGGTCTCCAACTTTGTGGATAACCTGTATGGCTATCCAGAGGGCAAGGATACCCTTCGGGAGACCATCAAATTCATGTACACAGACTGGGCAGACCGGGACAACCCTGAGACCCGCCGCAAAACTCTGGTGGCCCTTTTCACTGACCACCAATGGGTAGAGCCTTCCGTGGTGACAGCTGACCTGCATGCCCGCTATGGTTCACCCACTTATTTCTACGCCTTCTACCACCACTGCCAGAGCCTCATGAAGCCAGCTTGGTCTGACGCAGCCCATGGGGATGAGGTGCCCTATGTCTTTGGCATCCCCATGGTGGGCCCCACTGACCTCTTCCCCTGCAACTTCTCCAAGAATGACGTCATGCTCAGTGCTGTTGTCATGACCTACTGGACCAACTTTGCCAAGACTGG GGATCCCAACAAGCCGGTCCCCCAGGACACCAAATTCATCCACACCAAGGCCAACCGCTTCGAGGAGGTGGCCTGGTCCAAGTATAACCCCCGGGACCAGCTGTACCTTCACATCGGGCTGAAACCCCGGGTCCGTGACCACTACCGGGCCACCAAGGTGGCCTTCTGGAAGCACCTGGTGCCCCACCTGTACAACCTGCATGACATGTTCCACTACACGTCCACCACCACCAAAGTGCCGCCCCCGGACACCACCCACAGCTCCCACATCACCCGGCGCCCCAACGGCAAGGCCTGGAGCACCAAGCGGCCAGCCATTTCTCCAGCCTACAGcaatgaaaatgcccagggcACCTGGAACGGGGACCAGGATGCCGGGCCTCTTCTGGTGGAGAACCCTCGGGACTACTCCACAGAGCTGAGTGTCACCATTGCTGTTGGGGCCTCCCTCCTGTTTCTCAACGTGTTAGCCTTTGCTGCCCTCTACTACCGCAAGGACAAGAGGCGGCAGGAGCCCCTGCGGCAGCCCAGTCCCCAGCGTGGCCCCGGGGGCCCTGGGGAAATGGGAGCAGCCCCTGAGGAGGAGCTGGCAGCCCTCCAGCTAGGTCCCTCACATCATGAGTGTGAAGGCCCCCCTCCCCACGACCCACTCCGCCTCAGTGCCCTCCCTGACTATACCTTGACATTGCGACGTTCTCCTGATGACATCCCCCTCATGACCCCTAATACCATCACCATGATCCCCAACTCCCTGGTGGGGCTGCAGACGCTGCACCCCTATAACACCTTTGCCTCTGGCTTCAACAGCACTGGCTTGCCCCATTCACACTCCACCACACGGGTATAG
- the NLGN3 gene encoding neuroligin-3 isoform X5 translates to MWLRLCPLLLPLSPEPTAGRSLCLALWILSLVLRSSAQAPAPTVNTHFGKLRGSRVPLPSEILGPVDQYLGVPYAAPPIGEKRFLPPEPPPSWSGIRNATHFPPVCPQNIHTAVPEVMLPVWFTANLDIVATYIQEPNEDCLYLNVYVPTEDDIRDSGAKPVMVYIHGGSYMEGTGNMIDGSVLASYGNVIVITLNYRVGVLGFLSTGDQAAKGNYGLLDQIQALRWVSENIAFFGGDPRRITVFGSGIGASCVSLLTLSHHSEGLFQRAIIQSGSALSSWAVNYQPVKYTSLLADKVGCNVLDTVDMVDCLRQKSAKELVEQDIQPARYHVAFGPVIDGDVIPDDPEILMEQGEFLNYDIMLGVNQGEGLKFVEAVVDPEDGVSGTDFDYSVSNFVDNLYGYPEGKDTLRETIKFMYTDWADRDNPETRRKTLVALFTDHQWVEPSVVTADLHARYGSPTYFYAFYHHCQSLMKPAWSDAAHGDEVPYVFGIPMVGPTDLFPCNFSKNDVMLSAVVMTYWTNFAKTGDPNKPVPQDTKFIHTKANRFEEVAWSKYNPRDQLYLHIGLKPRVRDHYRATKVAFWKHLVPHLYNLHDMFHYTSTTTKVPPPDTTHSSHITRRPNGKAWSTKRPAISPAYSNENAQGTWNGDQDAGPLLVENPRDYSTELSVTIAVGASLLFLNVLAFAALYYRKDKRRQEPLRQPSPQRGPGGPGEMGAAPEEELAALQLGPSHHECEGPPPHDPLRLSALPDYTLTLRRSPDDIPLMTPNTITMIPNSLVGLQTLHPYNTFASGFNSTGLPHSHSTTRV, encoded by the exons ATGTGGCTACGCCTTTGTCCACTCTTGCTGCCCCTGAGCCCCGAGCCCACAGCTGGCCGGAGCCTGTGCCTTGCTCTCTGGATCCTCAGCTTGGTGCTGAGATCCAGTGCCCAGGCCCCAGCACCCACAGTCAATACCCACTTTGGGAAGCTGAGGGGTTCTCGGGTGCCACTTCCCAGTGAGATCCTGGGACCTGTTGACCAGTACCTGGGGGTGCCCTATGCAGCACCCCCAATTGGCGAGAAGCGCTTCCTGCCCCCTGAGCCACCCCCATCTTGGTCAGGCATCCGGAATGCCACGCACTTTCCCCCGGTGTGCCCGCAGAACATTCACACAGCTGTGCCTGAGGTTATGTTGCCCGTATGGTTTACTGCCAATCTCGACATTGTGGCGACCTACATCCAGGAGCCTAACGAGGATTGCCTGTATCTGAACGTCTATGTGCCCACAGAGGATG ATATCCGGGACAGTGGAGCCAAGCCGGTCATGGTCTACATCCACGGGGGCTCCTATATGGAGGGCACCGGCAACATGATCGATGGCAGCGTCCTCGCCAGCTATGGCAATGTGATCGTCATCACCCTCAACTACCGGGTTGGGGTGCTAG GTTTCCTGAGCACTGGGGACCAAGCTGCCAAGGGAAACTATGGTCTGCTGGACCAGATTCAGGCCCTGCGCTGGGTGAGCGAGAACATTGCCTTCTTTGGTGGAGATCCTCGCCGTATCACGGTCTTTGGTTCCGGCATCGGGGCCTCCTGTGTCAGCCTTCTCACGCTATCCCATCACTCTGAGG GGCTCTTCCAGAGGGCCATCATCCAAAGTGGCTCGGCCCTGTCCAGCTGGGCAGTGAACTACCAGCCAGTTAAGTATACTAGCTTGCTAGCGGACAAGGTGGGGTGCAATGTGCTGGACACAGTGGACATGGTGGATTGCCTACGTCAGAAGAGTGCCAAAGAGCTGGTGGAACAGGACATCCAACCAGCTCGTTACCATGTGGCCTTTGGTCCTGTGATCGATGGGGACGTGATCCCCGATGACCCTGAGATCCTCATGGAGCAGGGCGAGTTCCTCAACTATGACATCATGCTTGGCGTCAACCAGGGGGAGGGACTCAAGTTTGTGGAGGCTGTGGTGGACCCTGAGGATGGAGTTTCAGGTACTGACTTTGACTACTCGGTCTCCAACTTTGTGGATAACCTGTATGGCTATCCAGAGGGCAAGGATACCCTTCGGGAGACCATCAAATTCATGTACACAGACTGGGCAGACCGGGACAACCCTGAGACCCGCCGCAAAACTCTGGTGGCCCTTTTCACTGACCACCAATGGGTAGAGCCTTCCGTGGTGACAGCTGACCTGCATGCCCGCTATGGTTCACCCACTTATTTCTACGCCTTCTACCACCACTGCCAGAGCCTCATGAAGCCAGCTTGGTCTGACGCAGCCCATGGGGATGAGGTGCCCTATGTCTTTGGCATCCCCATGGTGGGCCCCACTGACCTCTTCCCCTGCAACTTCTCCAAGAATGACGTCATGCTCAGTGCTGTTGTCATGACCTACTGGACCAACTTTGCCAAGACTGG GGATCCCAACAAGCCGGTCCCCCAGGACACCAAATTCATCCACACCAAGGCCAACCGCTTCGAGGAGGTGGCCTGGTCCAAGTATAACCCCCGGGACCAGCTGTACCTTCACATCGGGCTGAAACCCCGGGTCCGTGACCACTACCGGGCCACCAAGGTGGCCTTCTGGAAGCACCTGGTGCCCCACCTGTACAACCTGCATGACATGTTCCACTACACGTCCACCACCACCAAAGTGCCGCCCCCGGACACCACCCACAGCTCCCACATCACCCGGCGCCCCAACGGCAAGGCCTGGAGCACCAAGCGGCCAGCCATTTCTCCAGCCTACAGcaatgaaaatgcccagggcACCTGGAACGGGGACCAGGATGCCGGGCCTCTTCTGGTGGAGAACCCTCGGGACTACTCCACAGAGCTGAGTGTCACCATTGCTGTTGGGGCCTCCCTCCTGTTTCTCAACGTGTTAGCCTTTGCTGCCCTCTACTACCGCAAGGACAAGAGGCGGCAGGAGCCCCTGCGGCAGCCCAGTCCCCAGCGTGGCCCCGGGGGCCCTGGGGAAATGGGAGCAGCCCCTGAGGAGGAGCTGGCAGCCCTCCAGCTAGGTCCCTCACATCATGAGTGTGAAGGCCCCCCTCCCCACGACCCACTCCGCCTCAGTGCCCTCCCTGACTATACCTTGACATTGCGACGTTCTCCTGATGACATCCCCCTCATGACCCCTAATACCATCACCATGATCCCCAACTCCCTGGTGGGGCTGCAGACGCTGCACCCCTATAACACCTTTGCCTCTGGCTTCAACAGCACTGGCTTGCCCCATTCACACTCCACCACACGGGTATAG